GCTGGCGCCCTGGACTCGCCTCGGGTTTTAATGCACTCCGGCGTCGGCCCGGCAGATCAGCTCTCCCAGTTCAATATCCCGATCATTGCTGACATCCCCTCGGTCGGCCAGAATCTCCGCGACCACTGCTTCGTCCCGCTTGTATACAAACGCTCACCCAACTCCATCACGCCTCTCTCCTCCCGTTCAGCCTTTTGGTCTGATCAGACACAAATGGATGTGGCTCTTGAGCAGTGGAAGACCAACCCTGGTGCTACACCCGTCAACCCCTGGGGCAAATACGCCTGTGAACTCGGCATTGGCTTCTTCAAGCTTGACTCTATAACCAGCTCAAAGGAGTTCCTGTCCCTGCCAGAACAGGAGAAGAAATACTTGAACAAAGAGACCATTCCGCATTACGAAGTCATCACGCACTTCCCCATGCATTGGTTTCTCCCAGGCTTTCCTGCAAACCAAGGAACCAACACTCTTATCGATTACAcctgcttcttggtcttcCTCTACAACGCCCAGACTTTGGGGACTGTCAGACTCCAATCATCTGACCCGGCGGTGCCATTGTTGTTTGACCCCAGGTTCTTGGCTCATGAGTTTGACCGGAAGGCTGCCGTGGAGGCATTGAGGGAGATAGTCAAGTTTACTGAGAGTGAAAATTTCAAgcagggggtggatgtggatgggatTATTGCTGGCCCGAAGGGGAAGGAcgccggtgatgaggaaCTGCTGGAGTATTGGAAGGAAAACATCTCTAGTAGTTGGCACATGACGGGGACGTGTAaaatgggggaggtggtggatgctgACTTTaaggtgaagggggtggagggggtgagggtggtggatatgaGTGCTGTGCCTGTGTTGGTCAGTGGGCATACACAGGCTGTTGCTTGTAAGTGAATTGTCTTGGAGTTGAAGTATGAGGCCTATGGCTAACATTAGGGTAGATGTTACGGGATATACGGCCGCGGAGAAGATTTTGAGAGAGTATGGGCTTTGAGTTAAATGAATTATAGAGATGAAAGATCAGTACGGTAGAAGTGCTATGTAGGCCCTGCGGCATTAAATGGTGACCAAGCGGGGGTATCTTTGGTCAAAATCACCTGGTATGGCACCTGTGAAATCTCTAAACCCATATCCCGTATCGCGCCCATTTCACACGGCGTCGTGTGATAAACTCCGCAGGGTTCAAGAACTCTGATCTGAAAAATCCATGGTCAAACACATTGCCAGGAAATCATCGTGTCTGTGTGACAGACTCGCCTAAACGCGTCCCTTAATCAGCGGCGTGCAAAATACCCTCTAAAACCACAATGCTCTTCTGAAACCTCTCGTGTGCATTTATCATCTCCTCAAACCTCTCCTCGAGCTGGCCAATGTGTACCTGCAGACTCGCAATGAAGGCCTCGTCGTCCGGAATAATGAAGTTCGTATTCTCCTCTCTTTGAAGGTGCTCCTTCGCCAATGCTAAACGCCCCTCCAaatcaccatccaccacatcgtcatcctcatgCATattctcctcccactcctcatccaTAACACCAACCATCGCAGATGCTGGCAATACGATTTATTGTCAAGAAATAGTGCTTACCCCTCGTGAGGGGCCATATCATGTCAAAATCAGCAGCTTTGTTAGCTCCCCAGACCTGAAAACAAGCGGCTCGTCGTCTTTGCTTGTATCCAAGGTTGGCTATGTCGTTGTCGGAAGGCATTGTATGTTGTGCGATTGTGTTGTCTAGAAAGCTGTTAGCACCACACCTGTCTTTGGGGGGCGAGATGTTCTCGACTTACTTGCGTGATGAGGGGATTCTGTTTGAGGAAAGTGCTTTGAATTCAACAATAAGGACTATCCAAAATGCGCTTTCCCTGATTGAGGCTATCAACGTCCATGTGGTGCCTTGGACTGCCTCTCGGGGATTGCTGCCCGAGGAGCCATGATATCACCACTACCGGTGAACACCTGTACCAGCAGTGCAAGATATTATTACAGGGTGATTTATGGACTGATGGTTGAACATGTCCTCACAAGGGATAATCGACATctgatggtgttgaaatATAGCATTTGGAAAATGGGTGGTGAAATAGCAAGAGTTTCGAGGCCAAAAGGCCTAGCCTCTCAGAGTATGTGTCATCAGTCGTCTTCCATCTCCGATACTGCCTCTGCAAACTGCTTCCATAACTCAGACATCCCATCAACATTTTCatgctcttctcctccataTAAAAGCCACATCTCGTCTGCTCTCTGGATAAATACCCCTGCCTTTTTCAGCTCGTTCAGCTCGATGTAAGCTCTGGCAAAATGGGCATAATACTCCACCAGCTGCGGCTGTAGTTCTTCTTTTTCgatcaacatcatcgccTCCCTGACCAGCTGGTCAACCCTCTCCACACTCCCCAACTCAGCAGCCTTCCCCAAGGTCTGGTAGATCTCCAGGATCCTGTCTCTCCGATCATCAgcagcctccctctcccttgccGGCGCAGCGCAAAGTGCACACTGACACTGAAACCCCCACGGCTGAAGGACCGCCTTCCTCTGCTCGTGAGTGTACCCGAGCGGTGCATCTGCAATCCCATGTCAGCAACCCGTTCTACCCCCAACTGACAAAACAAAGCAAACTCACAGCTAtgcgccacctcctccccctttccgaTTCCTCTCAGAGCAACCACTTCCATAGCCATCTTACTCGgcacccacctccaaaacGCATTCGGCCTGCAGTTGTGATTCACCCTCGACCCCTCAAGAAAAAGCGCCAAgtgcccctcccccgcgaTCTCAATCCCGAAGCCGTTTGTCCTTAGCACGTCCACGACTACAAAATATTATTAGCATACCCGTCCTGACTCCATCACATGACAATATCACTCACCCCAATCCTTTTCATTGCTAGGGTtactcctcgccaacccctccacctccctcctcgtctcctcgGGCAGATTTCCCACCGCCACATCAagcatcctcctcttgttcttggccGAGTACCGATCCCCATTGATAAACTCCAACCTGACGATCAAGACGGGAAAGCCAACCATTATCGTCTCGTGTTGCTTGAAGTTGCCTGTTGCAACCAGACCAAGGCCgcggttggggagaggggcgaTTTTCCATTTTTCT
The sequence above is a segment of the Podospora pseudoanserina strain CBS 124.78 chromosome 5, whole genome shotgun sequence genome. Coding sequences within it:
- a CDS encoding hypothetical protein (EggNog:ENOG503NYBM; COG:E; CAZy:AA3) is translated as MGEHLLLGFTYRVGEMPTPRLRSMSDLERWRWRGNVTLKRMATDEIYDFIIVGGGPAGSALAYGLSQCPKPPKVLILEAGGDNEDKNLRVDGQRWLTFTKEGMNWGYKTTPQEFCNNREIDYSRGKGLGGSTAINFGVFTVGAKDDYDTWAEMTGDDDFAWDKINDRFKRIVTVHPEVPPGTDKKYASLTQNGSNGPVHVGYAAEFEEDLLPLLEQFEQGGFPLNSDHNSGNPLGMSVLISSAYRGLRSTSKDLLANLPPSFTVLTNSPVQRVIFDSNKKAAGVESNSRVFHAKNEVLLSAGALDSPRVLMHSGVGPADQLSQFNIPIIADIPSVGQNLRDHCFVPLVYKRSPNSITPLSSRSAFWSDQTQMDVALEQWKTNPGATPVNPWGKYACELGIGFFKLDSITSSKEFLSLPEQEKKYLNKETIPHYEVITHFPMHWFLPGFPANQGTNTLIDYTCFLVFLYNAQTLGTVRLQSSDPAVPLLFDPRFLAHEFDRKAAVEALREIVKFTESENFKQGVDVDGIIAGPKGKDAGDEELLEYWKENISSSWHMTGTCKMGEVVDADFKVKGVEGVRVVDMSAVPVLVSGHTQAVAYVTGYTAAEKILREYGL
- a CDS encoding hypothetical protein (COG:B; EggNog:ENOG503PDFR); its protein translation is MKRLPATISLLVISTFSSSVLASAQYTTCLTTPLLSSPIPTCPLESDGSFWSPTPWCPTPSDGYESGPPDCIFTTPHIRNQGLSVITFPPLAAALISPALDDSLVPPPFRRFNTSAEKWKIAPLPNRGLGLVATGNFKQHETIMVGFPVLIVRLEFINGDRYSAKNKRRMLDVAVGNLPEETRREVEGLARSNPSNEKDWVVDVLRTNGFGIEIAGEGHLALFLEGSRVNHNCRPNAFWRWVPSKMAMEVVALRGIGKGEEVAHSYAPLGYTHEQRKAVLQPWGFQCQCALCAAPAREREAADDRRDRILEIYQTLGKAAELGSVERVDQLVREAMMLIEKEELQPQLVEYYAHFARAYIELNELKKAGVFIQRADEMWLLYGGEEHENVDGMSELWKQFAEAVSEMEDD